From a region of the Candidatus Bipolaricaulota bacterium genome:
- a CDS encoding class I SAM-dependent methyltransferase, with protein MSRYGRASARLYSLLIDPLLRKLRERITALCIAEGVTAALDIACATGAQCRSLHSAGIRSTGIDLAPEMIAAARRISPPEIEYLIGSALELPFPDGTFPGTILSLCLHEHPFSEQDRMVAEAVRVTRPGGAVIVAEYSPPRRPRPEWWLINAIERVVGEEHFRNFRKFVRAGGIVRLEPLLPSIGRRVSIFGGGVTILVARVPKRAA; from the coding sequence GTGAGCCGCTACGGTCGGGCGAGCGCCCGGCTCTACTCGCTCCTGATCGACCCGCTGCTGCGAAAGCTACGGGAGAGGATCACCGCACTGTGCATCGCGGAAGGGGTGACTGCTGCACTGGACATCGCGTGCGCCACCGGGGCGCAGTGTCGGAGCCTGCACTCCGCGGGGATCAGATCGACCGGGATCGACCTCGCTCCGGAGATGATCGCCGCTGCGCGGCGGATCAGCCCACCGGAGATCGAATATCTGATCGGCTCGGCCCTCGAGCTCCCGTTCCCCGACGGCACGTTCCCCGGAACGATCCTCAGCCTGTGCCTGCACGAGCACCCGTTCTCCGAACAGGACCGGATGGTGGCCGAAGCGGTCCGGGTCACCCGTCCTGGCGGGGCGGTGATCGTCGCCGAGTACTCCCCGCCCCGCCGGCCGCGCCCGGAATGGTGGCTGATCAACGCGATCGAGCGAGTTGTGGGGGAGGAGCACTTCCGCAACTTCCGCAAGTTCGTGCGCGCGGGGGGGATCGTCCGGCTCGAGCCGCTCCTCCCCTCGATCGGACGGCGGGTTTCAATCTTCGGCGGTGGAGTGACGATCCTCGTGGCGCGTGTGCCAAAGCGCGCGGCTTGA
- a CDS encoding transporter substrate-binding domain-containing protein, whose product MKKFLVGLLLLAVVGLVFGGMAIAKDKYVVASDIPWDPFEMVTADGQYFGFDLDVMRAIAVVEGFDIQIQNIAFDSIIPAVKAGKADIGASGFTITEERAKTVTFSNPYYLSNQAVVIRKDSGLNIVTALAGKGPTKAIGAQNGTTGFDWIKDNLIDNGFPVKQKGYETYPMAILDLVNGRVDAVIQDQPASRASLAAYPTKLTIAGIINTYEYFGFLVAKDDPKGILPKLNEGMEKLGLTARKNPTGKYDLTVVPGSVWDNLMKAYFGPSSDKIEAAWLKTKDLLLNAQTLADVEKFAAAFAEEANK is encoded by the coding sequence ATGAAGAAGTTTCTAGTAGGGCTGCTTCTTCTCGCTGTAGTGGGATTGGTGTTCGGTGGGATGGCGATCGCGAAGGACAAGTACGTCGTCGCTTCCGATATCCCGTGGGATCCGTTCGAGATGGTGACCGCGGACGGACAGTACTTCGGGTTCGACCTCGACGTGATGCGGGCGATCGCGGTGGTGGAGGGATTCGACATTCAGATCCAGAACATCGCGTTTGACTCCATCATCCCGGCGGTCAAGGCTGGGAAAGCCGACATCGGCGCATCCGGGTTCACCATCACCGAGGAGCGGGCCAAGACGGTCACTTTCTCGAACCCGTATTACCTTTCGAACCAGGCGGTGGTGATCCGCAAGGACTCCGGACTGAACATCGTCACCGCCCTCGCCGGGAAGGGCCCGACCAAGGCGATCGGTGCCCAGAACGGGACGACCGGATTCGATTGGATCAAGGACAACCTGATCGACAACGGCTTCCCGGTCAAGCAGAAGGGGTACGAGACCTATCCGATGGCGATCCTCGACCTGGTCAACGGCCGTGTCGATGCGGTAATCCAGGACCAGCCAGCGTCGCGCGCGTCCCTCGCCGCCTATCCGACGAAGCTGACGATCGCTGGGATCATCAACACCTACGAGTACTTCGGATTCCTGGTCGCCAAGGACGACCCCAAGGGGATCCTCCCCAAACTTAACGAGGGGATGGAGAAGCTCGGATTGACTGCGCGGAAGAACCCGACCGGCAAGTACGACCTCACCGTCGTTCCGGGAAGCGTGTGGGACAACTTGATGAAGGCCTACTTCGGCCCGTCCTCGGACAAGATCGAGGCGGCGTGGCTGAAGACGAAGGACCTTCTCCTCAACGCCCAGACCCTGGCCGACGTGGAGAAGTTCGCGGCCGCGTTTGCAGAAGAGGCGAATAAGTAA
- a CDS encoding DUF1015 domain-containing protein: MAQIIPFRGYRYNPEIVGDISAVVTQPYDRIGEKEQEIYYARSPYNIVRIIKGKPQPGDDGENVYTRAARFLSEWIEKGVLKRDSTPSFYAYHQEYTFNGERLVRKGVIALGKLEPEKVHAHERTLKGPKEDRLKLMRATEANFGHIFMLYSDPARRADAALAGAIDGVPPTIAATDDFGNVHRVWRITDSGVISAVQDALADKDLYIADGHHRYETAVNFMRECLEKGWRPAAPESFDHRMMTLFNIDEPGMTIRPIHRLVHGIPDFDPAEFIARAREDFEVVEHSDRAAMEEAVKQGKARHTFGVYTGGKFYTFTLRDESLMDRLIEGHSSDWKRLDVAILHAAILERLLGIDATALEEQRNITYTRDPDAAIEAVDSGAEQIFFLLNPTSPQEVIRVADHGEKMPQKSTDFYPKLLTGLVISKMEIDKG; encoded by the coding sequence ATGGCGCAGATCATTCCGTTCCGCGGATACCGCTACAACCCTGAGATCGTCGGGGATATCAGCGCGGTCGTGACCCAGCCGTACGACCGCATCGGCGAAAAGGAGCAGGAGATCTACTACGCACGCAGCCCGTACAACATCGTGCGCATCATCAAGGGGAAACCGCAGCCGGGCGATGACGGGGAGAACGTCTACACCCGCGCGGCGCGGTTCCTGTCCGAATGGATCGAGAAGGGAGTCCTGAAACGCGATTCCACCCCGTCGTTCTACGCCTACCATCAGGAGTACACGTTCAACGGGGAGAGGCTCGTGCGCAAGGGAGTAATCGCTCTGGGTAAGCTCGAACCGGAGAAGGTGCACGCCCACGAGCGGACGCTCAAGGGGCCGAAGGAGGACCGACTGAAGCTGATGCGCGCGACCGAGGCGAACTTCGGGCACATCTTCATGCTCTACTCCGATCCGGCCCGCCGCGCCGATGCCGCTCTTGCGGGAGCGATCGACGGTGTCCCCCCGACGATCGCGGCGACCGACGATTTCGGCAATGTCCATCGCGTGTGGCGGATCACCGATTCCGGGGTGATCTCCGCGGTGCAGGACGCGCTCGCGGATAAGGATCTGTACATCGCCGACGGCCACCACCGCTACGAGACCGCGGTCAACTTCATGCGGGAGTGCCTGGAGAAGGGATGGCGCCCGGCCGCGCCGGAGTCGTTCGATCATCGGATGATGACCCTGTTCAACATCGACGAGCCGGGAATGACGATCCGCCCGATCCACCGGCTGGTGCACGGGATCCCGGACTTCGATCCGGCGGAGTTCATCGCGCGGGCGCGGGAGGACTTCGAGGTCGTCGAGCACTCAGACCGCGCGGCGATGGAGGAGGCAGTGAAACAGGGCAAGGCCCGGCACACCTTTGGGGTGTACACTGGAGGCAAGTTTTACACCTTTACCCTGCGCGACGAGTCGCTGATGGACCGGCTGATCGAGGGGCATTCATCCGATTGGAAGCGGCTCGACGTCGCGATCCTCCACGCCGCGATCCTCGAGCGGCTCCTCGGGATCGATGCAACAGCGCTGGAGGAGCAGCGGAACATCACCTACACCCGCGATCCGGATGCCGCGATCGAGGCTGTCGACTCCGGGGCCGAGCAGATCTTCTTCCTCCTCAACCCGACGAGCCCGCAGGAGGTGATCCGGGTCGCCGATCACGGGGAGAAGATGCCGCAGAAATCGACCGACTTCTACCCCAAGCTCCTCACCGGACTTGTCATTTCCAAGATGGAGATCGACAAGGGGTGA
- a CDS encoding C69 family dipeptidase, translated as MQKVRLVLTFVVALVVAAALGTASGYGCTMLIVGKSATSDGSVLIARNEDFPGNWAKHIIVVPKADHKPGETIESATGFSMPLPPVTYGYISLQDWDPSQGRFNEGGINEYQVGVSATESAKQNEKAKLADPLVDTGVGENIVTALVLQQAKTAAEGVELVGHLVEEYGASEAFGMAIGDPDEAWLLEVGGGHHWVAVRVPDDSYVLEPNELRIGEVNLEDTANFKGAPDLITFAEEHGLYDPTSGEPFNFAKAYGTAADPAERNYRRVWGAEHFLTPSSNPDPEAKWYPLFLTPDEKIDPKTVMSLLRYRYQGTPYDPDTSTGKGQRAIGISNTLESHVLQLRSWLPNPIGGVAWIAMSAPVTSVYIPYYSGITEVPSAYQLGTDHYDDKSAYWTFRTVTTLAFTDLPKLGKEVKTVWQTFEAGEFALQPAVEETAMQLYTDDPDLAMKFLTAYSDGLALRALDQAHAVQEKLLTKMAGEAHGAY; from the coding sequence ATGCAAAAAGTAAGACTAGTTTTAACTTTTGTGGTGGCGTTGGTCGTTGCTGCCGCTTTGGGAACAGCTTCCGGCTACGGATGCACCATGCTGATAGTGGGCAAATCAGCGACTTCCGATGGATCGGTGCTGATCGCCCGGAACGAGGACTTCCCGGGGAATTGGGCTAAGCACATCATAGTTGTGCCAAAGGCGGATCATAAGCCCGGTGAGACGATCGAATCGGCGACCGGATTCTCCATGCCGCTTCCCCCGGTTACTTACGGGTATATCTCCCTTCAGGACTGGGATCCATCCCAGGGCCGGTTCAACGAAGGGGGGATAAACGAATACCAGGTGGGGGTGAGTGCGACAGAGAGCGCTAAGCAGAACGAGAAAGCGAAGCTGGCCGACCCATTGGTCGATACCGGAGTAGGAGAGAACATCGTCACCGCCCTCGTCCTCCAACAGGCCAAGACAGCGGCGGAGGGGGTCGAGCTCGTCGGGCATCTTGTAGAGGAGTACGGGGCGAGTGAAGCGTTTGGGATGGCGATCGGTGATCCGGATGAGGCCTGGCTGCTCGAGGTCGGCGGCGGACACCACTGGGTGGCCGTCCGGGTGCCGGACGATTCCTACGTGCTGGAGCCGAACGAGCTCCGGATCGGGGAGGTAAACCTGGAGGACACCGCCAACTTCAAGGGGGCACCCGACCTCATCACGTTCGCGGAGGAGCACGGGCTATACGACCCGACGAGTGGTGAACCGTTCAACTTCGCCAAGGCATATGGGACCGCTGCTGATCCGGCCGAGCGGAATTACCGCCGGGTGTGGGGGGCGGAGCACTTCCTCACCCCATCGAGCAATCCTGATCCAGAGGCTAAGTGGTATCCGTTGTTCCTGACACCGGATGAGAAGATCGATCCGAAAACGGTCATGTCCCTGCTGCGGTACCGCTACCAAGGGACGCCGTACGACCCCGATACCTCGACGGGGAAGGGGCAGCGAGCGATCGGGATCTCCAATACCCTGGAATCGCATGTGCTTCAGTTGCGATCCTGGTTGCCGAATCCGATCGGCGGAGTGGCATGGATCGCCATGTCCGCGCCAGTGACGAGCGTCTACATCCCTTATTATTCGGGGATAACCGAGGTTCCCTCCGCTTATCAGCTCGGAACCGACCACTACGACGACAAGTCCGCTTATTGGACGTTCCGCACGGTAACCACCCTGGCGTTCACCGATCTTCCCAAGCTGGGAAAGGAGGTGAAAACAGTATGGCAAACATTTGAGGCGGGTGAGTTTGCGCTCCAGCCCGCGGTAGAAGAGACGGCGATGCAGCTATACACTGATGATCCCGACCTGGCGATGAAATTTCTCACCGCTTACTCGGACGGGCTCGCCCTTCGGGCGTTGGATCAAGCTCACGCCGTGCAGGAAAAGCTATTGACCAAGATGGCCGGTGAAGCACACGGGGCCTATTAG
- a CDS encoding nitroreductase family protein gives MNLRDLARSRRSVRRFRTGPVSDDAIRRIIAAGRLAPSGANHQPWRFVVVDDPGTPRRSIEEIAFRNGSGIRSSGAPSALRPRARGCAPSARAGVRAG, from the coding sequence GTGAACCTCCGCGATCTGGCCCGGTCGCGGAGATCGGTGCGCCGGTTCCGGACCGGGCCGGTATCGGATGATGCGATCCGCCGGATCATCGCCGCCGGTCGCCTCGCCCCGTCGGGGGCGAACCACCAGCCATGGCGGTTCGTGGTGGTGGACGATCCGGGGACGCCACGGCGGTCGATCGAGGAGATCGCGTTCCGCAACGGTTCGGGGATCCGCTCTAGTGGTGCTCCATCCGCGCTCCGGCCCCGAGCCCGGGGATGTGCACCTTCCGCTCGAGCAGGCGTAAGAGCTGGGTGA
- a CDS encoding amino acid ABC transporter ATP-binding protein, protein MSLLVVEDIHKKYGKEEVLKGVSFSLEKGETKVVIGPSGTGKSTLLRCINRLTPPDKGRVLLDGEDVTHPKSNINKLRAQMGFVFQDFNLFAHLTALGNVRLGPMKVKGMKKDAATKLAMEELARVGLADKADAYPAQLSGGQQQRVSIARALAMSPKLILFDEPTSALDPELIGEVLTVMIELAKEGMTMLVVSHEMGFARSVADEIIFMEHGVIVEQGPPDQLFNAPKHARTGEFLHKITELYGETA, encoded by the coding sequence ATGAGTCTACTGGTCGTGGAAGACATCCACAAGAAATACGGAAAAGAAGAGGTGCTGAAGGGAGTCTCGTTCTCGTTGGAGAAGGGTGAGACCAAAGTAGTGATCGGCCCGTCCGGGACGGGAAAGTCGACCCTGTTGCGCTGCATCAACCGGCTGACCCCGCCGGACAAGGGGCGAGTACTGCTCGACGGGGAGGACGTGACCCATCCCAAGTCGAACATCAACAAGCTGCGGGCGCAGATGGGATTTGTCTTTCAGGACTTCAACCTGTTCGCCCATCTGACTGCGCTGGGGAACGTGCGCCTCGGGCCGATGAAGGTGAAGGGGATGAAAAAGGATGCGGCGACCAAGCTGGCGATGGAGGAGCTCGCCCGCGTCGGACTGGCGGACAAGGCCGATGCCTACCCGGCGCAGCTCTCCGGCGGGCAGCAACAGCGCGTCTCCATCGCCCGTGCCCTTGCCATGTCCCCCAAGCTGATCCTGTTCGACGAGCCGACGAGCGCCCTCGACCCCGAGCTGATCGGGGAGGTCCTTACGGTGATGATCGAGCTGGCCAAGGAGGGGATGACGATGCTCGTCGTCTCGCACGAGATGGGGTTCGCCCGCTCGGTCGCCGACGAGATCATCTTCATGGAGCACGGGGTGATCGTGGAGCAGGGCCCCCCCGATCAGCTGTTCAACGCGCCCAAGCACGCCCGCACCGGGGAGTTCCTGCACAAGATCACCGAGCTTTACGGGGAGACGGCCTGA
- a CDS encoding amino acid ABC transporter permease, translated as MGPPPVARGEAPFPERGTPIAGISVIIRSLPDLLRATILNIELLLALITVGLVVGTVVALLEVYGGRGLRYLAMGYEWVFRSIPALVLLILFYFGLSEFGINLSPFLAATLALGFRSSSYQSQIFRGAIQALPHGQMQAARSVGLSRTQAIRHVILPQAFRLAIPAWSNEFSSVVKDTTLAYAVGLNEVLRHARFIMVRHYNLAMLAYITVALIFFVLTYTGNRWLGWLEKRLRIPGLEARGGGTL; from the coding sequence TTGGGGCCTCCACCTGTCGCTCGGGGGGAGGCCCCATTTCCTGAAAGGGGGACTCCAATCGCTGGAATATCCGTCATCATCCGTAGTCTGCCCGATCTTCTGCGTGCTACCATCCTCAACATCGAGCTTCTGCTCGCCCTCATCACCGTCGGGCTGGTAGTGGGGACAGTGGTGGCGCTCCTCGAGGTCTACGGCGGGCGTGGACTCCGCTACCTCGCCATGGGGTACGAGTGGGTCTTCCGCAGCATCCCGGCGTTGGTCTTGCTCATCCTGTTTTACTTCGGGTTGTCGGAGTTCGGGATCAACCTGTCGCCGTTCCTCGCCGCGACACTGGCGCTCGGATTCCGGTCGTCGTCGTATCAATCGCAGATCTTTCGCGGGGCGATCCAGGCGCTCCCCCACGGGCAGATGCAGGCCGCGCGGTCGGTCGGATTGAGCCGGACCCAGGCGATCCGCCATGTCATCCTTCCCCAGGCGTTTCGCCTTGCGATCCCCGCGTGGTCGAACGAGTTCTCGTCCGTGGTCAAGGACACCACGCTGGCGTATGCGGTCGGGTTGAACGAGGTCCTGCGCCACGCACGGTTCATCATGGTGCGTCACTACAACCTGGCGATGCTCGCGTACATCACCGTGGCGCTGATATTCTTCGTGTTGACCTACACCGGGAACCGGTGGCTCGGCTGGCTGGAGAAGAGGCTGCGCATCCCGGGGCTGGAGGCGCGGGGAGGAGGGACGCTATGA
- a CDS encoding amino acid ABC transporter permease, translated as MELVFEWNWLPQLANGLVITIEITVICIAIGIVLGLFLAMARVYGSRWLSLPAAIYIQFFRGTPLLVQLFLVYFGLPTWGISLPPILSGILALGLNTAAYQAEYFRGAIQAVRGGQLMAARSVGMSLPQAIRYVILPQALRIVIPSWSNELILMLKYTSIVYMVTVLDLMGTGYRIAARNFRYFEVFIVVALFYLALVFIVTQLLRLLERKVHIPGLGAGARMEHH; from the coding sequence ATGGAGCTCGTGTTCGAGTGGAACTGGCTTCCTCAATTGGCAAATGGGCTCGTGATCACGATTGAGATCACGGTTATCTGCATCGCGATCGGGATCGTACTTGGGCTCTTCCTCGCCATGGCGCGGGTGTACGGCTCCCGATGGTTGAGCCTCCCAGCCGCAATCTACATCCAGTTCTTCCGCGGGACTCCCCTCCTGGTGCAATTGTTCTTGGTCTACTTCGGCCTGCCGACATGGGGGATCTCCTTACCTCCGATCCTGAGCGGGATCCTTGCGCTGGGGTTGAACACCGCCGCCTACCAGGCCGAGTACTTCCGCGGCGCGATCCAGGCGGTGCGGGGAGGACAACTGATGGCGGCCCGGTCGGTGGGGATGAGCCTTCCGCAGGCGATCCGCTACGTCATCCTCCCCCAGGCGCTCCGGATCGTGATCCCGTCTTGGTCGAACGAGTTGATCCTCATGCTCAAGTACACCTCGATCGTGTACATGGTCACCGTCCTCGACCTGATGGGGACGGGATACCGGATCGCGGCGCGCAACTTCCGCTACTTCGAGGTGTTCATCGTCGTCGCCTTGTTCTACCTGGCGCTCGTGTTCATCGTCACCCAGCTCTTACGCCTGCTCGAGCGGAAGGTGCACATCCCCGGGCTCGGGGCCGGAGCGCGGATGGAGCACCACTAG
- a CDS encoding D-2-hydroxyacid dehydrogenase — protein sequence MAFRVLVSDPLAKDAVEEMKGAGLAVDVKTDMSPEELIATIPDYAAIVVRSATKVRKEVIDAATNLKLIVRAGVGLDNIDVDYAKSKGIEVRNTPGASTNSVAELALGHILSLARHIGRGTVSLRAGKWEKKALKGVEITGKTLGIVGIGRIGQALAKKAHALGMSVIAFDKFVSESPLPEIVTMVPFAELLARSDFISLHIPFDPNEGATIGKNEFEMMKDGVRIVNCARGGVIDEDALADALASGKVAGAALDVFATEPPDVNSPLFRQENLSLTPHIGASTVEAQARVGSEAAKIVIEFAKSA from the coding sequence ATGGCGTTTCGTGTGCTTGTTTCCGATCCGCTCGCGAAAGACGCGGTGGAGGAGATGAAGGGTGCGGGGCTGGCGGTCGACGTGAAGACCGACATGTCCCCGGAGGAGCTCATCGCGACGATCCCGGATTACGCGGCGATCGTGGTGCGGAGCGCAACCAAGGTGCGCAAGGAAGTGATCGACGCGGCGACGAACCTGAAACTGATCGTCCGCGCCGGGGTCGGGCTCGACAATATCGACGTCGACTACGCCAAGTCCAAGGGGATCGAGGTGCGGAACACCCCCGGCGCGAGCACGAACTCGGTCGCCGAGCTAGCGCTCGGCCACATCCTGTCGCTCGCCCGCCACATCGGGCGCGGCACCGTCTCTCTCAGAGCCGGCAAGTGGGAGAAGAAGGCGCTCAAGGGGGTGGAGATCACGGGGAAGACCCTTGGGATCGTGGGAATCGGCCGGATCGGTCAGGCCCTCGCCAAGAAAGCGCACGCCCTCGGGATGAGCGTGATCGCGTTCGACAAGTTCGTGAGCGAGTCACCGCTTCCCGAGATCGTGACGATGGTCCCGTTTGCGGAGCTCCTGGCAAGAAGCGATTTCATCTCGCTTCACATCCCGTTCGACCCCAACGAGGGCGCGACGATCGGGAAGAACGAGTTCGAGATGATGAAGGACGGTGTCCGGATCGTGAACTGCGCCCGCGGCGGGGTGATCGACGAGGACGCGCTGGCGGATGCGCTCGCAAGCGGGAAGGTGGCCGGGGCGGCGCTCGACGTGTTCGCGACCGAGCCGCCGGACGTGAACTCCCCGCTGTTCAGACAGGAGAACCTGTCCCTCACCCCGCACATCGGGGCATCGACCGTGGAGGCCCAGGCCCGGGTCGGGAGCGAGGCGGCGAAGATCGTGATCGAGTTCGCAAAATCAGCCTAG
- a CDS encoding PKD domain-containing protein, which produces MKPGKMGVFLFIVAAAVGAVNLAAFAAGVEVSVLSGIKEVGPGEFVTHVFSITNQESTSDTFALTYTAPSGWGLLGAPESLTLDAGEEGTIFLTITVPPGAAAGDYSVGLTAVSQSDSSVVASAIATVRVQPVNKVELIPPVGKSAPPGGKVVYSFTVVNRGNAQDTFKIEANSAQGFPVQLSDEEISLSPQEKREVTVTVSIPLDASPGRDPLTVRVASTLYPGVSDQAVWFTTVLPPPPQAVGGTLLDVLTGRTRLSLKYDLFDNDLDSDFYFSLAGGVYDGYFSSTLHLSPLFGPDPIEVSSFTMQYRKTPATYAIGDTSQRLTDLLSVYCRGGKIAIEADTYDIYLIGGGTESGETRFGGRISLGPDAANLGIDYMDDRDATNRSAAWSLTAAAEPLDGWKLRLEGALGLDGTLTSRAFYFRTQIDTTPYFLSGEAFSVGTYFPGNRSDQAGISLSQRLRTDDFSLGASFRHGWNNVVGDPLVQTTITDELGLNVEVIPIENGPRITATTEFTWDRAPDLTAENEVDRLVSIGISDRDAPFPYSFSGKVRDRVDNAAGTGYRTLTFDEGIGLSTDAFEIYLDLTQERAIDLNDGSTLSTTNDVSIDLDIENSPHSVNLSISNTEDDFDLSLSGDIEILDGLELRLGGRASWDRGDAAPPSFSWSVQIYWNFDLPVPFLVTKGRIEGRVFIDTDGDGSYDAGDRPVAGAIVTSDSAEVSTDASGHFRFPPVGPGRYTLKVSHLPADAAAADIPLQVDLQPGRTVWFDIPLTPVAHLSGKLFNDENKNGTLDPGEGGFGQVRITISGPDGTKETYTEVDGSFSFTGLVPGTYTLSVDDSTLPPRFEFTTDKEITIDVSPATSEQVMIGGYIKPKQVVITFQPPTADFTYSPDSPRAGEPVTFDASDAFDFDGKIVSYAWDFDGDGEPDATGVTVTHTFAQPGDYDVTLTVTDNDGNNDSLTDTVTVK; this is translated from the coding sequence ATGAAACCGGGGAAGATGGGGGTATTCCTGTTCATCGTGGCGGCAGCAGTCGGTGCAGTGAATCTTGCTGCGTTCGCCGCCGGCGTGGAGGTGAGTGTCCTCTCCGGAATCAAGGAGGTCGGCCCGGGAGAGTTCGTCACCCACGTCTTCTCCATCACCAACCAGGAAAGCACTTCCGACACGTTCGCCCTTACCTACACCGCCCCGAGCGGCTGGGGGCTACTCGGAGCCCCGGAGAGCCTCACCCTCGACGCCGGCGAGGAGGGAACGATCTTCTTGACGATAACCGTACCTCCGGGAGCGGCGGCCGGGGATTACTCGGTCGGGCTTACAGCTGTCTCCCAGAGTGATTCGAGCGTAGTGGCGAGCGCCATCGCAACGGTGCGGGTGCAGCCGGTGAACAAGGTCGAACTCATTCCACCGGTGGGGAAGAGCGCTCCCCCAGGGGGCAAGGTCGTGTATTCGTTCACGGTGGTGAATCGGGGGAACGCTCAGGACACGTTCAAGATAGAGGCGAACTCCGCCCAGGGATTCCCGGTGCAGTTGTCGGACGAGGAGATCAGCCTCTCCCCGCAGGAGAAACGGGAGGTGACGGTGACGGTGAGCATCCCCTTGGATGCATCCCCAGGTCGCGATCCTCTCACTGTGCGGGTTGCGTCCACCCTCTACCCCGGTGTATCCGATCAGGCTGTCTGGTTCACCACGGTCCTCCCCCCGCCGCCGCAGGCGGTGGGAGGGACGCTCCTCGACGTATTGACAGGGAGGACTCGGCTTTCGCTCAAATACGACCTGTTCGACAATGACCTCGACAGCGACTTCTACTTCTCCCTCGCTGGTGGGGTGTACGACGGTTACTTTTCTTCGACCCTCCACCTCTCCCCGCTCTTCGGTCCGGACCCGATCGAGGTGAGCTCGTTCACCATGCAGTACCGGAAGACTCCGGCCACCTACGCGATCGGGGACACCTCTCAGCGCCTCACCGATCTCCTCAGCGTCTACTGCCGGGGAGGGAAAATCGCGATCGAGGCCGACACTTACGATATCTACCTGATCGGGGGAGGAACGGAGAGCGGAGAGACGCGGTTCGGGGGGAGGATCTCCCTCGGCCCGGACGCAGCGAACCTCGGGATCGATTACATGGACGACCGTGACGCCACAAATCGGTCCGCGGCGTGGAGCCTGACCGCGGCGGCGGAGCCGCTCGACGGCTGGAAGCTCCGACTCGAAGGGGCCCTCGGGCTCGATGGGACGCTCACCAGCCGCGCGTTCTACTTCCGCACGCAGATCGATACCACCCCCTACTTCCTGAGCGGGGAGGCGTTCTCGGTCGGAACCTACTTCCCCGGCAACAGGAGCGATCAGGCCGGAATCTCCCTCTCCCAGCGGCTGCGCACGGACGACTTCTCCCTCGGGGCATCGTTCCGGCACGGATGGAACAACGTGGTCGGAGATCCCCTCGTTCAGACGACGATCACCGATGAGCTCGGGCTGAACGTCGAAGTGATCCCGATCGAGAATGGACCACGGATCACCGCCACTACGGAGTTCACCTGGGACCGGGCCCCGGACCTGACGGCAGAGAACGAGGTCGATCGTCTCGTATCCATCGGGATCAGCGACCGCGACGCCCCGTTCCCCTATTCCTTCTCTGGCAAGGTGCGCGATCGGGTCGATAACGCCGCTGGGACCGGTTATCGCACCCTCACGTTCGACGAGGGGATCGGCCTGTCCACCGATGCGTTCGAGATCTACCTCGACCTCACCCAGGAGCGGGCGATCGACCTGAATGATGGATCGACCCTCTCCACCACGAACGACGTCTCCATCGACCTCGACATCGAGAACTCTCCCCATTCGGTGAACCTGAGCATCTCCAACACCGAGGACGACTTCGACCTCTCCCTGAGCGGAGATATCGAGATCCTCGACGGCCTCGAACTCCGCCTGGGAGGAAGGGCGAGCTGGGACAGGGGGGATGCCGCCCCGCCGAGCTTCAGCTGGAGCGTGCAGATCTATTGGAACTTCGACCTCCCGGTCCCGTTCCTCGTCACCAAGGGGAGGATAGAGGGACGCGTGTTCATCGACACCGACGGAGACGGGAGCTACGATGCGGGTGACCGGCCGGTCGCCGGCGCGATCGTGACGAGCGATTCCGCCGAGGTCTCCACCGATGCGAGCGGTCACTTCCGCTTCCCGCCGGTCGGTCCGGGGCGCTACACCCTGAAGGTGAGCCACCTCCCGGCCGACGCCGCGGCCGCGGACATCCCGCTGCAAGTCGATCTCCAGCCGGGGAGAACGGTGTGGTTTGACATTCCTCTCACCCCGGTCGCTCACCTCTCCGGGAAGCTGTTCAACGATGAGAACAAGAACGGAACCCTCGATCCCGGCGAGGGCGGGTTCGGCCAGGTGCGGATCACCATCTCCGGCCCGGACGGGACGAAGGAGACCTACACCGAGGTCGACGGGAGCTTCTCGTTCACCGGGCTCGTTCCCGGGACCTACACCCTGTCCGTCGACGACTCTACCCTCCCGCCCCGGTTCGAGTTCACCACGGACAAGGAGATCACCATCGACGTCTCCCCCGCGACAAGCGAGCAGGTCATGATCGGGGGATACATCAAGCCGAAGCAGGTGGTGATCACGTTCCAGCCTCCAACGGCCGACTTCACCTACTCCCCGGATTCTCCCCGGGCCGGGGAGCCGGTCACGTTCGACGCCTCCGACGCGTTCGACTTCGACGGAAAGATCGTCTCCTATGCGTGGGACTTCGATGGTGATGGGGAGCCCGATGCAACCGGGGTCACTGTGACCCACACATTCGCCCAGCCGGGAGATTACGACGTTACCCTCACCGTCACCGACAACGACGGGAATAATGATTCCCTCACTGATACGGTGACGGTCAAGTGA